One region of Triticum aestivum cultivar Chinese Spring chromosome 6B, IWGSC CS RefSeq v2.1, whole genome shotgun sequence genomic DNA includes:
- the LOC123135561 gene encoding transcription termination factor MTERF2, chloroplastic-like codes for MLRLRECVVSHLLSSPSNSATSPLRRLLSATASAPISPNPCGFAVEEYLVATCGLTRVQALKASKKLAHLKTPDKPNAVLAFLSGLGLSGADVAAVVGKDPLLLCTKVDQTLAPKVVELTGLGLSPPEIARLVSLTPDRFRRRAIVSRLHYFLPLFGSFHSFLRLLKRSSRLLSSDLDKLVKPNVAFLRECGLGACDIAKLCIAVPRMLTTNPERVRAMVACAERLGVPRGAGMFRQALRAVAFLNEEKIAGKVDYLKNTLRWSDAEASIAVSKAPLLLWRSKDMLQSKSEFLVSEVGLEPTLIAHRPIMLTYSLEGRLRPRHYVLKFVKANGLLDRDRSYISAVDLTENVFVDKFVRPHIEVAPHLXEDYAAACRGEVPSRFIFH; via the exons ATGCTCCGCCTCCGAGAGTGCGTCGTTTCCCATCTCCTCTCTTCACCCTCCAACTCTGCTACCTCCCCACTCCGCCGTCTCCTCTCGGCCACTGCGTCGGCCCCCATTTCCCCAAATCCCTGTGGCTTCGCCGTGGAAGAGTACCTCGTCGCCACCTGCGGCCTCACCCGGGTCCAAGCCCTCAAGGCCTCCAAGAAGCTCGCCCACCTCAAGACCCCCGACAAGCCGAACGCCGTCCTCGCCTTCCTCTCCGGCCtcggcctctccggcgccgacgtcgccgccgtcgtcggcaAAGATCCGCTGTTACTCTGCACCAAAGTGGACCAAACACTGGCCCCTAAGGTCGTCGAGCTCACTGGCCTAGGTCTCTCGCCTCCTGAGATCGCccgcctcgtctccctcacccCGGACCGCTTCCGGCGTAGAGCCATAGTCTCCAGGCTGCACTACTTCCTGCCCCTCTTCGGCTCCTTCCACAGCTTCCTCCGGCTGCTCAAGCGCTCATCCCGCCTTCTGTCGTCGGACCTTGATAAGTTGGTCAAGCCCAATGTTGCCTTCCTGAGGGAGTGCGGGCTAGGTGCTTGTGATATTGCCAAGCTGTGTATCGCTGTGCCGAGGATGCTGACCACCAACCCGGAACGCGTCCGCGCAATGGTGGCATGTGCTGAAAGATTAGGTGTACCTCGTGGCGCTGGGATGTTCAGGCAAGCGCTACGGGCTGTCGCGTTTCTCAACGAGGAGAAGATTGCCGGCAAAGTGGACTACTTGAAGAATACGCTCAGGTGGTCTGATGCCGAAGCGAGCATTGCTGTGTCTAAAGCTCCGCTGCTGCTGTGGAGGTCAAAGGACATGCTGCAGAGCAAGTCAGAGTTCCTGGTGTCTGAGGTGGGGTTGGAACCCACGCTCATTGCTCATCGCCCGATAATGCTCACTTACAGCCTGGAGGGCCGGCTCAGGCCCCGGCACTACGTTCTAAAGTTTGTCAAGGCAAATGGGTTGCTAGATCGCGATCGGAGCTACATCTCTGCAGTCGATTTGACCGAGAATGTTTTTGTGGACAAGTTCGTGCGCCCTCACATTGAAGTTGCGCCGCACCTTG NTGAAGACTATGCGgctgcttgccgaggagaagtacccAGTAGGTTCATATTTCATTGA